A segment of the Aridibaculum aurantiacum genome:
TTTAATAATAAAATAAATGATACCACCGACTGCAAAAATTATAGGAAATTCACCAATAGAAAGAATAATCCTAAACAACCAATACGAAAAAACCATAAGACATAGTTCCCGTAGGCTTGATAATATATATCTGAATACCTTCTGATTATCCGCTTTAAAAGACATCATTCTTTTAGCTGTTTGGCTGTGGCTGTAACATTAAATTTCAATCTAAACGCAGCATTAAGTTTTATTGACTTATTCATTTAGCTACATCAGCTACACCGCTACTTCTGTCGATAGCAGTACCTGCCACGCTTCTGTTACTTTACCTTCATCTAATAGCTGCGCAGCATACAGGTGCACTTCCTTTTCCATATCGTCAGGAGTAAGAGAATAGTATTGAAAAATGTTCTTCAGCTTATCATCTTCATAGGCCGGATCTACAGTCGGCATATCATGTACATTTCCCAGTTGACCAAGATGATTGCCGGTAAGATAGCGGCTGGTGCGAATATTAGCCGGCAAAGCATCTATACCAATTCCCAGTTTTACATTAGGTTTTTCTACTTTAAAAAGATTGGTCTCATCCACCTTGCAGTACCAGTCGCCGCCAAGCCGTGCCACCAGGTGAAACTTGCGCTGGTCTATCTTCCCATCTTCACCCAATATGCTTTCATCTACATGCATCCTTAGAACCTCTGCAATTACAAGATTACCTGCTCCGCCTTCGCTTGCCAGTGCTTTTACTTCCAACACCTTGCATTCCAGCTTCACCTTTGCTTCCTGCACCATTGGTGGTTTTAACACAGTAGCAGGTATGGCTGTAAAACCAGCTTTATTAAATTCATTTACTTCTTTTGGAAACTCACAACTCGCAAGACTTACCTGCTGCACCATATCATAGTCGCAGATATTAATGACTACCTCAGGCACCTCAAGTACATTTTCAAGCGTATGTTTGGTTGTATTGTCACGTACTCTGCGTGCAGGACTGAATATAACAACAGGAGGATTGGAAGAAAACAGGTTGAAGAAACTGAACGGGCTCAGGTTCACATTTCCTGCCCTGTCTATTGTGCTTGCAAAACATATAGGACGCGGAGCAATTGCATGCTGTAGCCATTGTTGCCTTTCTACCGGTGCCAGTTGTTGCAGGTCAATTGTTTTCATGTATGCGAATATAAAGAACCCACGCTTCCTGCTTCTACCATTCAACTACCACTAGCACCTATCCTTGTTCTGGCAATCGCTTATCTTGCGCACCACAATACAACTACATGGCAAAGATCTCTCCTTTCAAAGCGTTACGACCACAGGTAGCATTGGCTGAAAAAGTTGCTTCTCGTCCTTACGATGTGCTTAACAGCCAGGAAGCAAAAGCAGAAGCTGCAGGTAATCCATATTCTTTTTTACATATCACCAAAAGCGAGATAGACCTGGATGACCTGGCTGACATTCATACACCTGAAGTTTACGAAAAAGCAAAGGAGAACCTACAAGCCTTTATCAGCAATGGCACCTTGTTCAGGGAAGATAAGCCTTGCTACTACATTTACCAGTTGATCATGAATGGCCGCAGCCAAACAGGTCTTGTGTGCGGAAGTTCAGTAGATGATTACGAGAATGATATCATCAAGAAGCATGAGTTTACACGGCCTGAGAAAGAGCAGGACAGGATCAATCACATAAAAACCAGCGGTGCACAAACAGGCAATGTTTTTCTTGCTTACCGGGATGTGGAAGCGGTAAATGTGCTGGTAGAGCAATGGAAAAAGGATAACGAGCCCGTGTATGATTTTGTAGCAGAAGATGACATTCAGCATACGGTATGGGTGGTAAACAATGATGACACCATTAGCCATATCTCCTCACTTTTTGAAGAAGAAGTTCCTTATACATATATAGCCGATGGGCATCATAGAGCAGCCTCTGCGGCCAAAGTGCGCAAGGCATTGGGAGCCGACGCCAAGCCTGAAGCGGATTATTTTTTAACCACGCTTTTCCCTGCTAACCAGCTGCATATAATGGACTATAACAGGGTGGTTAAAGACCTGAATGGATTAACCGAAGAAGAATTGCTGGAAAAGATTGGTAAGAATTTTGCCATAGAGAAGGCCGATGCAGCAGTAAAACCTGGAGCTCTACATGAGTTTGGACTGTACATGGGTGGTAACTGGTACACTTTAACAGCTAAAGAAGGAAGTTATTCTGATGATCCAATTGGTGTACTTGATATAACCATTTTGCAAGAAAAGGTATTGGACCCGGTGTTAGGAATCAAGGACCAGCGTACGGATAAGCGGATAGATTTTGTGGGTGGTATAAGAGGAATAGGAGAGCTGGAGAAAAGGGTGAACAGCGGCGAATGGGCATTAGCCATCAGCCTGTACCCGGTAAGCATCCAGCAATTATTTGATATAGCAGACAGTGGAAATGTAATGCCGCCAAAGAGTACCTGGTTCGAACCAAAATTGAGGGATGGTCTTTTGACCCACCTTATCTACTAAATGAATCTGAACAGGGGCTGCTTGTTTCAATTTTAATAAAGAAGTATGAAGAAGATCGTAATAATGTTATTGTTGGCTGTCACCACGACGGCCGTTGCTCAAGCACAAAATCCTGCCGAACTACACGAAACAGCTAAGACTTTTTTACGGCAGGGTGATTACGAAAATTCAATACTTGTACTGAACCGCGCACTGCAGCAGGATCCCAATAATTTGGAGATGACAAAGGATCTTCTGTTTTCTTATTACCTGAAGCGCGATTTTGCAAAGGCGCTGGAAATAGGAAAGCCGCTGGTGGAAAAGCCAAATGTAGATGTTCCTGCTTTTCATATGATGGGGCTGGTATATAAATCAATAGCTGATAATAAAGAGGCGGAGAAGCTGTACAAGAGAGCAATAAAGATGTTTCCAAACGAAGGGATCTTGTACAGCGAGTATGGCGAAATGATCATGGATAAAGATCCTGAAGGCGCACTAAAGCTATTTGAAAAAGGAATTGAGATTGACCCGAACCATAGCAGCAACTACTATTTTGTAAGTAAGCAATATGCACAGCGCGGAGAAATTTTGTGGAGTATGCTGTATGGCGAAATGTTCCTGAACATGGAAAGCTTTACGCCGCGTGCCACTGAAACCAAGAACCTGCTGCTCGACCAATACAAGAAGTTTTACCTGGCTAGCAATGCTGCTGCTTCTTATAATGCTAAAAAAGCAAATGATTTTACCAAAGCTGTAGCTGATGTTCTGGCCCAGCAGCAGTCGCAAACATCTTTTGGCATCACACCTGAAACGCTCACCATTATACGTACACATTTCATCTTAGACTGGTACGAA
Coding sequences within it:
- a CDS encoding tetratricopeptide repeat protein, whose protein sequence is MKKIVIMLLLAVTTTAVAQAQNPAELHETAKTFLRQGDYENSILVLNRALQQDPNNLEMTKDLLFSYYLKRDFAKALEIGKPLVEKPNVDVPAFHMMGLVYKSIADNKEAEKLYKRAIKMFPNEGILYSEYGEMIMDKDPEGALKLFEKGIEIDPNHSSNYYFVSKQYAQRGEILWSMLYGEMFLNMESFTPRATETKNLLLDQYKKFYLASNAAASYNAKKANDFTKAVADVLAQQQSQTSFGITPETLTIIRTHFILDWYEKHGDKYPFRLFEHQRQLLQEGLFEAYNFWLFGPAANLRTYQTWSQFHKEELDAYLAFARSKVFKVPEGQQYRVF
- a CDS encoding DUF1015 domain-containing protein, translated to MAKISPFKALRPQVALAEKVASRPYDVLNSQEAKAEAAGNPYSFLHITKSEIDLDDLADIHTPEVYEKAKENLQAFISNGTLFREDKPCYYIYQLIMNGRSQTGLVCGSSVDDYENDIIKKHEFTRPEKEQDRINHIKTSGAQTGNVFLAYRDVEAVNVLVEQWKKDNEPVYDFVAEDDIQHTVWVVNNDDTISHISSLFEEEVPYTYIADGHHRAASAAKVRKALGADAKPEADYFLTTLFPANQLHIMDYNRVVKDLNGLTEEELLEKIGKNFAIEKADAAVKPGALHEFGLYMGGNWYTLTAKEGSYSDDPIGVLDITILQEKVLDPVLGIKDQRTDKRIDFVGGIRGIGELEKRVNSGEWALAISLYPVSIQQLFDIADSGNVMPPKSTWFEPKLRDGLLTHLIY
- a CDS encoding flavin reductase family protein, which codes for MKTIDLQQLAPVERQQWLQHAIAPRPICFASTIDRAGNVNLSPFSFFNLFSSNPPVVIFSPARRVRDNTTKHTLENVLEVPEVVINICDYDMVQQVSLASCEFPKEVNEFNKAGFTAIPATVLKPPMVQEAKVKLECKVLEVKALASEGGAGNLVIAEVLRMHVDESILGEDGKIDQRKFHLVARLGGDWYCKVDETNLFKVEKPNVKLGIGIDALPANIRTSRYLTGNHLGQLGNVHDMPTVDPAYEDDKLKNIFQYYSLTPDDMEKEVHLYAAQLLDEGKVTEAWQVLLSTEVAV